Within the Hermetia illucens chromosome 6, iHerIll2.2.curated.20191125, whole genome shotgun sequence genome, the region AACAGCTTCTCCACCTTTTCCATTCACTTTTTCATCTTCATtatattttttgcagattttcaaTCATCGGAATTGACTATTTCTAGGACGAGACGTGAGCATTCTGGGAATTACACCTGCGTCGCTAGTAATGCACAACCAGCTAGTGTATTAGTCCACATTTTTAAAGGTGAGCAAATATTCAGTTGACATATCAACGAGTAAATATGTATAAACCATATAAAAGTGGAAGGATGCTGTAAAGCAAGTGCAAAGGTTTTCATTTGCAGACGAGAACGGAATATACACCAGAATAGTCACAAAAACAATTATAACGCATCTATTATCTTCTAAGTGAGCCCATAAAATGCATACCTTTTTTATTGTGCTGTACGACTTCATTAACAAGACCTGTAAAAACCTGATTAGCTGTGTGAATTCTTATGAttacatattatagcctatcATGTAAATAAAAAGAACGGGTGGTTCTACAATTCTCGAAGATGAATTTCGTCACCTTACCAGCAAATTTTTCATAAAGGTACTGATCTCCCCATCCTACCCTTTAGCTTAATAAGCGACTACAACTTAATGAAAAGCATTTGCCATGGATTATCATATAATCAAGACTGTAGTTGACCTTTTTGGGATCGGTGAAAAAATATTCGACATTCGTGAAGCGGAAAAATAAACGACATGGAAACGAAAAATATATCCCTATTTGAAATGTTCATACTAAATTTGACCTAAAATGTACTCTCTACCAACGATGGTTTTCGGAGTTTTGATATGATAGAAAATCAGCAATCGAGGAGAGGAGCTATGTAAACTCGGATAACCTTCCGCTCGTCGTTTTCCTTTTGCATTCGGGACGAATGTTTGAAGGAAAGTAGTCAAGGGCGAATGAATGGGGCTAAAGAGTAAAATAGGATACAATTGAAAGAAATCCCTTAAGATAGAGTCAACCACTTAGTTAAATTGCTCTCAACCTGTTCGGGATATTTGGAAGAATAATTGACAGGGCTGATTGGTACGTGATATTGGATAAATTTGGTAATATAGAACTGCATAAAATAGTTTTTTGACTTTCAATGAAGAGTAGGGAAGAAAACATTCAATCGAGACGTTAATTATGGATTCACAATAAAACTGCAAACAATGGAAGAGTCCGGCTCCATCGGAAGTGAAAACGATCAAACCAACTACTTATTTGGTGGCCATGGCTTTTGGAATCCACCTGAAATAACATTCATCAATTTGGGGAAAGGAACAGCGATAATCGAATTTAAAAAGGTGCCTCGACTTGGCAAAGAAACAAATTTTCCTTCATCAAGACAACCAACgtgtatttttcttattttttaagaaCGCCACTGATTTAGATATGAACCCAACATATTggaatatatatattaaatatttattatttctgaGGTAGGCTTTCCGTACAACGAGCCAGGGCGAAGGAACCATCCAGCTCCCATCATGTCATCCTCAATTTGTTAACATTTTTATCCCAAGCCAATCTAAATAAATACAATACCCAGAAGTATTTTGCCatcataaatttttaatttttctaatttCAATTGACTAACAGTTACTGTTTCGTTTGCCTTCATCCGTCTGAATTTTATAAAAGGGTCCGTTTACATTTAAAATGAGAAAGATAAATTAGGCAAGGATTTTGTTGGTGCGTTATTTATCCTATTTGGAGTGTAAAATTGTGGGTTATGGATTTATTCGGTATAACGATTCTGTCGATAAGGGGGAATGTGGGGTTTGCTAAGATCCATCCACGACCTGAGAAATTAAGTTTCTGAAAATGCCAAATAATTGATGAGTGGCAAACATCAGATACAATAGCTATTTCCCTAACTAAATAGACATACCCTTTATAACCCCCATAATTGAATAGGGAAGACCTTTCTCTCAGTACCTAAGCTGTCCTCtggatttgttagaaaagcacTTTCTCAAGTTCTTGATTTTATGTGAGATTGTCAGTGTTACCTGTCCATATAAAAGCATCCACCATAAACAATTTCTATGAGAATTCTTTTACTCCATAAAACATAATTTCTGTAAAGCTAATAACGGAAGCTTTCTACTAcaaattccatttttgaatgaTTATTGAATAAACTTTAATTAACGTAATTCAGCAACGCAAGGCACATTTAAAATGAGGAGTCTTATGAAAACGTTAACACCAAAAAGCATCTCAACTTTATTCTGTAGAAGATACTTCTGGAGTAGCAAGAAAAGTAATATCCTCATCCAGatgttttcgttaagaaagttcATCCTTTGGTTTTTCGGTAACAGCTGACTAATTTAGGTCATTCAAGGAGTGAGGGAAATTGCTTTATAATGCCATATTTGCCACACCATATCCAATTCAACGCTTCTTGCAAATGTAAATGGCTGTCCTCAATAGCTCTTGTAATATCTTAAATCAAAATTTCGGTTTGCAAAAAATCTCATTTGAAGTATAACCAAAACGGCatggaaaagaaaatttgtttttattcggGAAAAATCCTAATGATGAATGAAATTTACACAATTAGTCTGAGGACTTAATGCGATTCTGatagaaaaacttaaaaatccaATGAGGAAATCCTCAGAATACTTAGCTTCCAAATTGAAGTTTTTTCTCCTACattatgaaatttttattaacaaACATGTCAAACATCTACAACGTAGGGTACGCTGATTACAATCCGTACTTCATTTACAGCAATGTCCTGACCACTCTTCTAAATAttaccttttttttcttttatttctcatAGGCGATAATCCAGCTGCAATGTACCATGGTCATGTTGGATCTTCGAATAAATCATATCAGAACCAACTTCTTTTACAAATTATGTTTATATGCACAGTAGGATACTCCACTTATGTTTCACACGTGCAGTACTTTGTATAATAAAGTATGATTCCTCATTTCTATTAAAGGTGATATAGCCGATTCAAAACGTACTTCAGTAATACGAAAAATGAATAGATGAAACTTGAAGGACATAACAGATAAATCAAATTTAGTTaggtaatttattttattatggcaAAAAGGAGATAGAAGAAGGAAACAGTATTTGATTACGTTTGGTTTTTTTCTAAGAGGACAAGTGTCTACAAAATGTTTACATATAAGATACTGTAAAATAAACTGTATAAAGTAATAATGGAAGTAAAACTGTTATTTATTACTACCTAAATCAACATAAGCAACGTCTAATTAGTGTATGGGTAATTTAGTAATTATTAACCAATTACCATGAAGTTTGCCGGTATATACTATATAAGATACGAACAAAGAATGTAAATCATAATACAATTTGAGATTCTGATAACAATTAAAGCGGTGCAACCAAATGAAAGAGGTGAGAGTAAAAAGTGCAACTTTTTAATTGGCGATTTTTTTCTGTGCATATTTTTATACTATAACTAGAAAATGGAATATATTGAAAGTATATGATAAAACGAATCACATTGTGAATGATATTTAAGATGAAATTTTCGTGATGTAAAGGCGAAACGGTGTTTTATTTGTCATTGTAATTAATAGAGACTAATAATCTGAAGTGAAAAGCTGTATCAACCCACTTCTCTATATTCTTCTATCAACGAGACTCTCGGCCCCAAAcaatgaaaaggtggaaacagCCCAATTGGCACTAAAAGCAGATAAAGCCCCAGGTGTCGACGGAAGCACAGTGGAATCTTCGAATCCAGCCAAAGCAGCTCTGCAGTAAAATCATATGTAAAATATGGATCGACGCACCAAGGACTGGCGCAAAATCTCCCCAAAATTCAAGAAGCAGGATCGGGCTGGTGGTGCAAACCTTGTAGAAAATATGCTTGTTAAGCAAGTCGTAAAACTGAAACCGAAAGAAGTATTTAAAAGAGATTTACGTGACATCGCCCATCAAAAACCAGTAGGAAGATACTAACGCACAGCAATACGATACTCTTGTTCTCCTGGTCTCCTCTACTCGTTGATACTGGATGACGAAGCAGCAAGATCCACTCTTTCCCATTATTCCAAATGGAGGAACAAGTAACAAGATGGAGACAAATGCAGTTGGATTGTAGCTGCAAGGAAGCGAGAAAACGATAGAACGATACTAACAAATCGATACTTAATTTTTTGTACTAAGCCGGATGGAGATTATGCATTGTAGAGGCCGAGATCAGAATTGGATTCTATATTAGTTAGTTTAGTATATTGAATAGTTTCAGATCAGGTTTAAAGATATTGGGCGGATAATGTCACCTGTTGGTATTATGCCGCCAAGTTTTGGCCTTATAcatatttttggatttttctcGGATCTCCGAatgttgttaaattttttttatgaacatACAAGTAGATTAGCTAACTTGCATTTGAGGAATACTTTTCAATTACAAAATTGTTCTAACTTGGAGGAAGTTCAAAGCATTTTCGCGTTAGTCTACTCTTATGAATGTTTTCCGGTTTGTACGTGCTACCAAAGAGAACCTGTTCCCATATCGTATCTATAATAAATAAGTATGACTCTTTATGTAGACAGCTGGTGACGTATCGAACTCCGGGgtttttgaaagatattttttctCAACAGATCTTGGCTCCAAAAAGGTTATTCGAAGAACTGGGAATACAATTTTGTAAGACTTTTCTTCTCTACAAAagtaagtataataataataataatcgttggcgttgaagtgtgttagagcacttcattcaagaccgtaacggtaccacagtacactgtaggaggcaatgtggtcagcattgtgctcacccgagattattaccctgatttgactcaggtactcattcacagctaagttaaTTCGTATCCGACATGCGGCCATCATACAAATACCTCTGTCATCAGTGTGATTTAAACGGCAACCTTTCTTTGCGATAGCTTAGTGCTCTATCCACTTAGTGAACAACTCCCGGAGTTCGCAACAGATAACACACCATCCCACAATACCATAACGCCACCAAACAGCCACCGAAATCACCTTATTTAGAACATTGCTATTTCCCTATGGTCAGTTGAGCTCAAAAACCACTGCAGAAGTGTTTGAGCCGATAGAGTGTAAAGGAAGAATCGAAGATGATTCTGGTGATAAATATgaagtgcaacattttttttggattggATCAAGCGTTGAAATAAGGGCGACCCTCATTTCACGTTATATGAACTTAGTAGGATAAATCACGCTTGTTTCACAGCTAGTAGCTCTCAAACCGTTCATTCAGCTCGGAAGTGTCATGTTTATCGGAAAACCTCTTATacaaaacttaattttatttcttgCATTCAAAATATCCAATTTTTATGATTTGGGTCATATCCGTGCTGTAGGGAATTAAGTACCCCCGTGAGTACATTTCAGATATCAAAACGTTGAAACACATTTTCAAATATGCCTGACTTCTAAgaaatgatatatatatatcacaGTTATTATTCGATAACGATAGAAGTTTGGCTTCTCATAGGATGATATTAAAAActcatttatatatttcttattTGGGCTTCCTCGCTTCGATTTCTTCTGATTGtatatttttctaaataaagtaaattcagAGCCACTTATACTCTTTTCATCCGTACTAACTCGATGATTATAAGTTTGGATCATGGGCAACTCCACAAGTCTACCCTACTTGCTCCATTACTCGACGAATTATTCAAAAACCTTATTTTCGGATGTGATTCATTTTCAGCGAATTGATTAAAAGTTTTTCCTACGATTATCAGCCCAAGTAGAGATGGAGTTGTCTGGAAGCTGGGATTGCAGGGAGTATTTTCCCCAGTAGACGTAGGCGGAGGAATATAATAATTCTGAAGATATATAAGTTCTCAGGGAAATTTTAGTGATAAGGATGAAATAAAACCGACATTCAAGATGGAGACTGGCTGAATTATTTACTAGCTATATGAAGAGCGGTTTTGTAGCACATGTATTCGACAGCCAGTAAAAACTTTTATTGTTTGTGTAATTAGGTTTCGAAAGTACAGAAAATGACAATGGGTATGTAGCGAAAAATTGAATCTATCATGCCTAACTAGACAAAATATTTGCTTAGAGTTCACTAGAGTTTCattatcagattttttctgCTGTCGGTAATGGAGACTAAATCTCCAGCGTCATAATATGAAATCAATCCCCAAAACGTTATCCAGCCACCACCATGTTTTTTGGTTTTGGTCATTTATTCTCGCAAGTTTGGATGTGGTCGCATGTGCAGTCTTCCATGACGTCCGTGGAACATGAAAGAACTCAgcaacaaccaaccaaccaatgatGATAGGAAAACTAACCAGTACTTTTCTATCGATGTAAGTGTATACATTTGATTCCCTTCATCTTCTGTGGACTATTCTGTTGCTCACCTTCACAGCCGGAAGTATGTTAGATTTAGCAGCCACAGCTTTTATGGAAGAAATCGGACTTTTCCTCAAGCACTTAGAAATAATTCGATGCCGCCTTGCTGGTATTAGCCGCCTCCGACCTAACCTGACTCTATTTTCCATCATCCCCTTACGGtaaaagcccaacaaagcgtcccctcgccaatttCGATACATAACCTTTATTAGCCAATTTACTTTGGACAATCAACACATGTCCGGTAAAAACAATTTAGTCGCTGACGGTTTATCCTATCTTCTAAATCAGCATTGCAaccgcagtcgatttttcgCCACTCGCAGCGGCCCAAAAGGATGACGCACTTTTTTAGAACCTACAgtcggactccaaatacaagttgaaGGAGTCTCCTATCTTCGGTTCACCTTCCTTTATCTGCTGCGAGATCtccgaaaagggacctaggtcATATATTCCAGTCACATACGCAAGGAAGTGTTTCGTTCAGTATACGATTTTGCGCATAGCGGCATTCGGACAGTGAACCGGCTAGTCTCTAGTAAGTATATCTAGCCGTCAATGTGCTTCCATACATACACCCTGATATAATAGTCActttgcgagactcacacgGATAAAAGTATTGTTCACGATCATTGACcgttttacgcggtggcctgagacaatacctctgaaggatatTACAGCGCAGTTATGCGCTGaggtcctctgtcgagagtggatttcacGCTTCGCTGCTCcagctacaaaaaaaaaactacttccaAAAATTAAACGGTAATGTGAACAAATCAACTGCGAAGTCAAACTTTGTGGAAAATAGCAAACGTCGAAATATTTATGCtgtgtctgtctttctgtcactTTTCTTTGAAACGGCTGCACCTATTGAGACAAAATTCGTTGGAAATATCCGTAACTTATGTATAAATTAAAGCTATCAAATATCTTGTTATATTTTgcattagtatttttcaataaCTCTTCTTCGAAATAAAGGCTAATATCTCCATCTATCTAATTCAGTTATTACTTAAAGACATCTGAAGGCATAAACGTAATCCTGACAGAAACATAGATAGGCCCTTTAACCCTAATAAAACATGCAATTCGTACTCTACAGTGCCTTCGAGAAAACGACCCCAATGAATTCCTCAAGCTTCAGGATGAGAATGGAGGATATAGAACAAATGGGAAAAATATATACTTTTCGCATTTTTCTAAATTATCTACTGCGAACAATACTGAAGCTCTAAATGGAGCCTCATAAATTGTCATTATTTCCCTACTATTCCTTGTGTCGTGCTTTCACCCTAGACAAAAGCGAACGGCTACAGGCTGCGACAGTGTGAGGaacatcatcactccaagggCAGTTTAATAAGGTCGAGCCATGTATAAATccctcgaaaaaaaaaacaaagaaaaaaggacaaaacGTGAAGCTTTTTAGTTCAATagagaaaatgagaaaatagaAGCAAAAAAGTATGGAGTAAGCGTTTGTGTCCATTTGCGGATCATTAATGAAACTTTTCTTCAAGTCCTTCAGATGTAATCTAAGCTTATTGGCCTTGGCCTAGTCTTTCCTTATCATTCACCACATTCTTTAGCGAATGTTAGCCGCATTTAAGAGTATTTTTTAGAAAACACGTTATTATCCCCCAATTCCTTAAAATATCACTCCAGTTTAAGCGTGTATCATATTTTCCATAGAGAATTTTAAATATGAGAACATAGATCCTAAAAGGAGGCGAGAAGAGTCAGACTGCATTTATCAATACAAATTCAACTGTTGGCAACGTCGTCCTCCATGCTGGTTAACATGGCGAATAAACAGTTCTCAATCAGTTTTTAATGTGATCCGCAAAATAAGAATTCAGCTACTTACACTTTCACTAGTTGCAGAGATTTTATTACAATCTGCATTTGTACTTTTATATGGCAAGTAGTGAAGGGATAGATAACTGTCAACGTAAAAAGTGTAAGTGATAGTGAAGGGATTACTACCCTTGGGAGATCGTGATTTTATTCTCGCGATTATTAAGTGGAATCCACTTTTAAGAAAAGATGAACGTTTGGTTCAACTAAGAAATGATCTACTTATGTATCTACAATATTTCAAGTTCTTACGCATTCCCGTCCCATAAATTCATCTCAACTTTAATCCATCATTCCTATAATCACAATATGAAATGAATATATTAATAAATTGTCTAAATCCCTTATAAACACACTCCATTCCTTTTAAAAATCAATCGATGCTTTCGAATCTTGTGTTTGATCTCTTCCCTTCTCTTCGTAtgcgaaaaagtgaaatatctgctcTAATGAACTATAAAATTATTTTGGGTAAGGTGAATGAACAGTGTGAATGTGTACACAGTTACCGAAACCACATATGGTATATTACATGTCACGCATTAATGGAAGTTTCATTGATTCTTCGAAGGAAAGAGATATGTAGAAATTTATCAGCACCACTAACTTAACGTCTCAGCTGAGAACTTTTTAGCTCAATTTAAGTTGTATGCATAATTACAACCCAATTATCAATTGGAAATCTTTGTGTGTAATGAACAATGAAATGCACGATTTCTCGTAGTACTGTTTTCAGGCAGTTaaggaaaatttattaattttacagaaaaatttCGATGTGGCTCCAATGGAGGCTGACATACGTGGTACATActtcactttgttaataacagaaaGATTACAACCGAACTTTCCAGTATGGGGCTCCACATTATGGTCAATATTATGGTAAAAGGTTTCGTTTGGCATATACTGGCAGAAGAACGCCaccgacagtgatagtgcctatttCACTGAGATCAGTTGTCCAAAATTCTGTATAGTTCAGATTCAGTTTGAAAGTATGCTGCATGAAAGCATCACTCCACTTTTGA harbors:
- the LOC119660476 gene encoding uncharacterized protein LOC119660476 isoform X2, which encodes MKILQKGFGESALSEARVYEWFRTPIHVKHRKYTKLQSNCICLHLVTCSSIWNNGKEWILLLRHPVSTSRGDQENKSIVLLCFYDLLNKHIFYKVCTTSPILLLEF
- the LOC119660476 gene encoding uncharacterized protein LOC119660476 isoform X1, coding for MKILQKGFGESALSEARVYEWFRTPIHVKHRKYTKLQSNCICLHLVTCSSIWNNGKEWILLLRHPVSTSRGDQENKSIVLLCFYDLLNKHIFYKVCTTSPILLLEFWGDFAPVLGASIHILHMILLQSCFGWIRRFHCASVDTWGFICF